In one window of Desulforhabdus amnigena DNA:
- a CDS encoding efflux transporter outer membrane subunit yields the protein MMGGLLPLRRILPALLVVWSLLVSIGCTVGPNYVEPKMEVPEKFSEVSQGEAAPEPVDLSRWWTIFKDPRLDGLIEQAIQSNKDLKVAEARVREARAFRGVVAADAYPQITASGSYTRIRRSENQSPSASAFQAGNTGGNNEQDLFDAGFDASWEIDIFGGIRRSVEAAEADIGASEENLHDVLVSLLAEVARNYIQLRGDQLRIAIASENIDSQRKTLELTQERFAAGLSSQLDVTQARAQLAVTESEIPRLESSARQAIHQIGVLLGREPGALLDELLTEAPVPTGPPEVPVGLPSELLRRRPDVRKAERELAAATARIGVATADLFPKFFLTGSVGQQSVNFSDIALPESRFWSFGPTISWPVFSGGRIRANIRVENARQEQAAERYEQTVLNALKDVEDALVAYAKEQKTRRFLKESVDATRLAVDISNELYSGGLVDFLNVLVNERSLFQTQDSLAQSEQIVSSNLVALFKALGGGWDVSMY from the coding sequence ATGATGGGAGGTTTGTTACCGTTGAGGCGAATATTGCCGGCATTGCTGGTTGTCTGGAGTCTGCTCGTATCCATTGGATGCACGGTGGGGCCGAACTACGTTGAACCAAAGATGGAGGTGCCCGAGAAATTCAGTGAAGTGTCGCAGGGGGAAGCCGCTCCGGAACCGGTGGATCTTTCCAGGTGGTGGACCATTTTCAAGGATCCCAGACTGGATGGGCTCATCGAACAGGCCATCCAGTCCAACAAGGACCTGAAGGTGGCCGAGGCGCGCGTGCGTGAGGCTCGGGCCTTCAGAGGCGTAGTTGCCGCCGATGCCTATCCCCAGATCACCGCCTCGGGTTCGTATACACGCATTCGGCGCAGTGAAAACCAATCTCCCTCCGCATCGGCATTCCAGGCCGGGAATACGGGCGGAAACAATGAACAGGACCTTTTCGATGCGGGTTTCGACGCCAGCTGGGAAATCGATATATTCGGGGGAATCCGCAGATCGGTGGAAGCGGCTGAAGCGGATATCGGCGCTTCGGAGGAAAACCTCCACGACGTCCTAGTTTCGTTGCTTGCGGAAGTGGCTCGAAACTATATCCAGTTGCGGGGAGACCAGCTTCGCATCGCCATCGCCTCCGAAAACATCGATTCGCAGCGCAAAACGCTGGAGCTCACTCAGGAGCGCTTTGCCGCCGGGCTCAGCAGTCAACTGGATGTGACACAGGCCAGGGCTCAACTGGCGGTCACCGAATCCGAAATCCCCAGGCTGGAGAGTTCCGCAAGGCAGGCTATTCACCAGATCGGGGTGCTGCTCGGCAGGGAACCGGGCGCGCTGCTCGATGAACTGCTGACAGAGGCTCCCGTTCCCACCGGTCCGCCGGAGGTGCCCGTTGGCCTTCCCTCGGAACTGCTGCGGCGCAGGCCCGATGTGCGCAAGGCGGAACGGGAACTGGCGGCGGCAACCGCTCGCATCGGCGTCGCCACGGCGGATCTCTTCCCGAAATTTTTTCTCACGGGGTCTGTCGGGCAGCAGAGTGTGAATTTTTCGGATATAGCGCTTCCTGAAAGCCGCTTCTGGTCTTTTGGTCCCACCATTTCCTGGCCCGTTTTCAGCGGGGGGCGTATCCGGGCCAATATCCGCGTGGAGAACGCGCGGCAGGAGCAGGCCGCCGAGCGGTATGAGCAGACGGTCCTCAATGCCCTGAAAGATGTCGAAGACGCACTGGTGGCATACGCCAAGGAACAGAAGACGCGCCGTTTCCTGAAGGAGTCGGTGGATGCGACCCGCCTCGCGGTGGATATTTCCAACGAGCTCTATTCCGGCGGATTGGTGGATTTTCTCAATGTGCTGGTGAACGAGAGGTCTCTTTTTCAAACCCAGGACAGCCTGGCCCAAAGCGAACAGATCGTTTCCAGCAACCTGGTGGCCCTTTTCAAGGCCCTGGGGGGAGGATGGGACGTGTCGATGTACTGA
- the rnz gene encoding ribonuclease Z, which yields MECILLGTGGMMPMPYRLLASMAARIDGRIYLFDAGEGTQLGWKKARLGYRGLHVIAVTHLHADHCLGIPGLMMLRSQMDSPPPLTIIGPPGIEEFIQLNRKALEFHVNYPVLFVEWNEDAPEMAYEDEAVRIFWHPLQHTRFCLGYRLEERDRPGKFNARRAESLGIPQGPLWGKLQRGETVLTETGKEISPEQVLGPPRPGRRLAYVVDTLPVKGIYRLCKDTDIAFMEGMFLPEDAQHADAKGHMTVTDAARIAGRAGVKQAVLTHISPRYHDEDLERLEAAAKERFEKVSIGRDLDTYSVALKP from the coding sequence TTGGAATGCATTCTTCTTGGAACAGGAGGCATGATGCCCATGCCTTACCGCCTGCTCGCATCGATGGCGGCAAGGATCGACGGCCGCATTTATCTTTTTGATGCCGGAGAAGGTACGCAGCTGGGTTGGAAAAAAGCCCGCCTGGGATACCGTGGTCTGCACGTCATCGCCGTAACTCACCTTCATGCCGACCACTGCCTCGGAATCCCCGGCCTCATGATGCTCCGGTCGCAGATGGATTCCCCTCCCCCTCTCACCATCATCGGCCCTCCCGGGATCGAGGAATTCATCCAGCTGAACCGGAAAGCCCTCGAGTTTCATGTCAACTATCCCGTCCTGTTTGTGGAATGGAACGAGGACGCACCGGAAATGGCTTACGAGGACGAAGCGGTCCGCATTTTCTGGCATCCCCTTCAACACACCCGTTTCTGCCTGGGATACCGGCTGGAGGAACGGGACCGGCCGGGCAAGTTCAATGCTCGACGCGCCGAGTCCCTGGGAATTCCCCAGGGACCCCTTTGGGGAAAACTGCAGCGTGGAGAAACCGTTCTGACTGAAACGGGAAAAGAAATTTCACCGGAACAAGTCCTGGGGCCGCCGCGACCGGGAAGACGTTTGGCTTATGTGGTGGATACCCTTCCCGTCAAAGGCATCTACCGGCTCTGTAAAGATACCGATATTGCGTTCATGGAAGGGATGTTCCTGCCCGAGGACGCTCAGCACGCCGATGCCAAAGGCCACATGACTGTGACGGATGCGGCACGCATTGCCGGACGGGCGGGAGTGAAACAAGCCGTGTTGACGCACATCAGCCCGCGTTACCATGACGAAGATCTCGAACGTCTCGAAGCCGCCGCCAAGGAACGCTTCGAAAAGGTGAGCATCGGCAGGGACCTCGACACTTACTCCGTCGCCCTGAAACCCTGA